The following coding sequences lie in one Mesorhizobium sp. DCY119 genomic window:
- a CDS encoding Gfo/Idh/MocA family oxidoreductase, which translates to MFRWGVLSTAKIAREQLLPAIADAQNGVISAIASRDAQKARALADRFGAPHAFGSYDELLASDTVDGVYIPLPTSQHVEWAAKAAEAGKHVLVEKPLALDARDIVPLIAIRDRKKVLICEAFMVVYHPQWIKVRDLIAEGAIGRLRHVQGAFSYYNVDPNNMRNNLDLGGGALPDIGVYPTVATRFSTGKEPNRVQATIERDKNFGTDIYSSIRADFGDFELSFYLSTQMAARQSMVFHGDKGFIEVASPFNAGLYDHHRIELHNQNHSEAQVFRFPGTQQYRLEVEAFARAAQGGKDEVFTLENSILNQKVIDAIFRAGEHDGWEKV; encoded by the coding sequence ATGTTTCGATGGGGAGTTCTGTCGACCGCCAAGATCGCGCGCGAGCAGCTTTTGCCGGCAATCGCCGACGCGCAGAATGGCGTGATTTCCGCCATCGCCAGCCGCGACGCGCAAAAGGCACGAGCACTTGCAGATCGCTTCGGTGCGCCGCATGCCTTCGGCTCTTACGACGAGCTGCTGGCCTCCGATACGGTCGACGGCGTCTATATTCCGCTGCCGACCTCGCAGCATGTCGAATGGGCGGCAAAGGCCGCCGAGGCCGGAAAACACGTGCTGGTCGAAAAGCCGCTGGCGCTTGATGCCAGGGATATCGTCCCGCTGATCGCAATTCGTGACCGCAAGAAGGTGCTGATCTGCGAAGCCTTCATGGTCGTCTACCACCCGCAGTGGATCAAGGTGCGCGACCTCATTGCCGAGGGCGCCATCGGGCGCTTGCGGCATGTCCAGGGCGCGTTTTCCTATTACAACGTCGATCCGAACAACATGCGCAACAATCTCGATCTCGGCGGCGGCGCGTTGCCCGACATCGGCGTCTATCCGACCGTTGCGACACGTTTTTCGACCGGCAAGGAGCCGAACCGCGTCCAGGCGACCATCGAGCGCGACAAGAATTTCGGCACGGATATCTACTCATCGATCCGCGCCGATTTCGGCGATTTCGAGCTGTCCTTCTATCTCTCGACGCAGATGGCGGCGCGGCAGAGCATGGTGTTCCACGGCGACAAGGGTTTTATCGAAGTCGCCTCACCCTTCAATGCCGGGCTTTACGATCATCATCGCATCGAATTGCACAACCAGAATCACTCCGAAGCGCAGGTTTTCCGGTTCCCGGGAACCCAACAATATCGGCTGGAGGTCGAAGCCTTCGCCCGCGCCGCACAGGGCGGCAAGGACGAAGTGTTCACGCTGGAAAACTCCATTCTCAACCAGAAGGTCATCGACGCCATTTTCCGCGCCGGCGAGCATGACGGCTGGGAAAAGGTCTGA
- the rpmI gene encoding 50S ribosomal protein L35 produces MPKMKTKSAAKKRFKITATGKVLSAAAGKRHGMIKRSNKFIRDARGTMVLAEPDAKKVIKNFLPNGL; encoded by the coding sequence ATGCCCAAGATGAAGACCAAATCGGCCGCCAAGAAGCGGTTCAAGATCACTGCAACCGGTAAAGTTCTGTCGGCTGCTGCCGGCAAGCGCCACGGCATGATCAAGCGCAGCAACAAGTTCATTCGCGATGCCCGCGGCACCATGGTTCTCGCTGAGCCCGATGCCAAGAAGGTCATCAAGAATTTTCTGCCGAACGGCCTCTGA
- the infC gene encoding translation initiation factor IF-3: MRRPFKAAAPTKDGPRSNRDIRVPRVQLIDVDGSNRGEVSINDALLAAEEAGLDLVEISPNAQPPVVKILDLGKLKYANQKKAAEARKHQKIIEIKEIKMRPNIDTHDYEVKMRAVRRFFEEGDKVKLTLRFRGREMAHMELGMQLLNKVREEVATIAKVEAEPKLEGRQMMMVLAPR, translated from the coding sequence ATTCGCAGACCCTTCAAAGCAGCGGCGCCCACCAAGGATGGCCCGCGCTCCAATCGCGATATCCGGGTTCCCCGGGTTCAGCTCATCGATGTAGATGGCAGCAATCGCGGCGAAGTTTCAATCAACGATGCTCTGCTGGCTGCCGAAGAGGCGGGCCTGGACCTCGTCGAGATATCCCCCAACGCACAGCCGCCGGTCGTCAAGATTCTCGACCTCGGCAAACTGAAATACGCCAACCAGAAGAAGGCGGCAGAGGCGCGCAAGCATCAGAAGATCATCGAGATCAAGGAGATCAAGATGCGCCCCAACATCGACACCCATGACTATGAGGTGAAGATGCGGGCGGTTCGCCGCTTCTTCGAGGAAGGCGACAAGGTCAAGCTGACCCTGCGTTTCCGTGGCCGCGAAATGGCCCATATGGAACTCGGCATGCAGCTTCTGAACAAGGTTCGGGAAGAGGTCGCCACGATCGCCAAGGTCGAGGCCGAGCCGAAGCTCGAAGGCCGTCAGATGATGATGGTTCTGGCGCCGCGCTGA
- the pheS gene encoding phenylalanine--tRNA ligase subunit alpha, which translates to MSDIATLEESLLSDIGSAADEQAIEAVRLSALGKKGSISELLKTLGSMTPEERQTNGPAINGLKNRVTEALAARKGELKDVAITARLVAEKLDVTLPVRQSPAERGRIHPISQVIDEIAAIFGDLGFAIAEGPDVETDYYNFTALNFPEGHPAREMHDTFFFNPDEKGERKVLRTHTSPVQIRTMETQKPPIRIVIPGKTYRQDSDATHSPMFHQVEGLVIDKTANVANMKWVLEEFCKAFFEVPSLNMRFRPSFFPFTEPSLEVDIQCDRSRPGEVRFGEGSDWMEILGCGMVHPNVLRAGGLDPDEYQGFAWGMGIDRIAMLKYGMPDLRAFFDADVRWLQHYGFRPLDMPTLFGGLSN; encoded by the coding sequence ATGAGTGATATTGCAACGCTCGAAGAATCGCTGCTGAGCGACATTGGGTCGGCTGCCGACGAACAGGCAATCGAAGCCGTTCGCCTGTCAGCACTTGGCAAGAAGGGTTCCATATCGGAATTGCTCAAGACCCTGGGGTCGATGACGCCAGAAGAGCGCCAGACCAATGGTCCGGCCATCAACGGCCTGAAAAACCGCGTCACCGAAGCGCTCGCCGCGCGCAAGGGCGAGCTGAAGGACGTCGCGATCACCGCGCGCCTCGTCGCCGAAAAGCTCGACGTGACGCTGCCGGTGCGCCAGTCGCCGGCCGAGCGCGGCCGCATCCACCCGATCAGCCAGGTCATCGACGAGATCGCGGCGATCTTCGGCGATCTCGGCTTCGCCATCGCCGAAGGCCCGGATGTCGAGACCGACTACTACAATTTCACCGCGCTGAATTTCCCTGAAGGCCATCCGGCCCGCGAAATGCACGACACCTTCTTCTTCAACCCGGACGAGAAGGGTGAGCGCAAGGTGCTGCGCACGCACACCTCGCCGGTGCAGATCCGCACCATGGAAACGCAGAAGCCGCCGATCCGCATCGTCATTCCCGGCAAGACCTACCGGCAGGATTCGGACGCCACCCACTCCCCGATGTTCCATCAGGTCGAGGGGCTGGTCATCGACAAAACCGCCAATGTCGCCAACATGAAGTGGGTGCTGGAGGAGTTCTGCAAGGCCTTCTTCGAAGTGCCGTCGCTGAACATGCGCTTCCGCCCGAGCTTCTTCCCATTCACCGAGCCAAGCCTGGAAGTCGACATCCAGTGCGACCGCTCGCGGCCGGGCGAAGTGCGCTTCGGTGAGGGCAGCGACTGGATGGAAATCCTCGGCTGCGGCATGGTTCACCCGAACGTGCTGCGCGCCGGCGGGCTCGATCCCGACGAGTATCAGGGCTTTGCCTGGGGCATGGGCATCGACCGCATCGCCATGCTGAAATACGGCATGCCGGACCTGCGCGCCTTCTTCGACGCCGACGTCCGCTGGCTCCAGCACTACGGTTTCCGCCCGCTCGACATGCCGACTTTGTTCGGCGGGTTGAGCAACTGA
- the rplT gene encoding 50S ribosomal protein L20: MARVKRGVTSHAKHKKVLKAAKGFYGRRKNTIRIAKQAVEKSLQYAYRDRKNRKRNFRALWVQRINAAVREHGLTYGRFIDGLNKAGIEIDRKVLSDMAIHEPQAFVVLVGKAKVALEYLKNTTPNAFESAVA, from the coding sequence ATGGCACGTGTAAAGAGAGGCGTCACCTCGCACGCCAAGCATAAGAAGGTCCTGAAAGCCGCCAAGGGTTTCTACGGCCGTCGCAAGAACACCATCCGCATCGCCAAGCAGGCAGTCGAGAAGTCGCTGCAGTACGCTTATCGCGATCGCAAGAACCGCAAGCGCAATTTCCGCGCTCTGTGGGTCCAGCGCATCAACGCCGCCGTTCGCGAGCATGGCCTGACCTATGGCCGTTTCATCGACGGTCTCAACAAGGCCGGCATCGAGATCGACCGCAAGGTTCTGTCCGACATGGCTATCCACGAGCCGCAGGCATTCGTCGTGCTCGTCGGCAAGGCCAAGGTCGCGCTTGAATATCTGAAGAACACCACCCCGAACGCTTTTGAAAGCGCAGTCGCCTAA
- a CDS encoding zinc metalloprotease HtpX: MSPNRTINLFAQRRNRVVNTLHTWLLGAASLFLLAITAWAFGGVTGVIFAVIFGAVSMAAIRRVSPQMVLGMYKAKPVSPEMFPTGFRIVSDLARWAGLPSTPKLHVIPSKMMNAFAVGRREDSAIAITDALARNLSTRELAGVLAHEMSHIAHEDVKVMAFADMVSRFTSIMSTVGLFSLFLNIGGFFGGMGQQIPWLGVLVLLAAPTIGGLLQMALSRTREFDADLGAAMLTGDPDGLASALAKLEKAQGRRWENILLPGGRIPDPSILRTHPRTEDRVARLMALKAAQAAEDGIALPMGTPAQPRPSIVPKIRPSAASPFEPTANIHALLAMPDAPVPADGADIELPACIASLNPPQSAPRVRFRRGGVYW; this comes from the coding sequence ATGAGCCCGAACCGAACGATCAATCTCTTCGCCCAACGCCGCAATCGCGTCGTCAACACTCTGCATACGTGGCTGCTGGGCGCGGCCAGCCTTTTTCTGCTCGCCATCACCGCCTGGGCCTTCGGCGGTGTGACGGGCGTGATCTTCGCCGTCATTTTCGGCGCGGTTTCGATGGCGGCTATACGCCGCGTCAGCCCGCAGATGGTGCTGGGCATGTACAAGGCCAAGCCGGTATCGCCCGAGATGTTTCCCACCGGCTTTCGCATCGTTTCGGACCTCGCACGCTGGGCCGGCCTGCCTTCGACGCCGAAACTTCACGTCATTCCTTCGAAGATGATGAATGCCTTCGCCGTCGGCCGGCGCGAGGATTCGGCCATTGCCATCACCGACGCGCTGGCCCGCAATCTTTCGACGCGCGAACTGGCCGGCGTCCTGGCCCATGAAATGAGTCATATCGCGCATGAGGACGTGAAGGTGATGGCCTTTGCCGACATGGTTTCGCGTTTTACCTCGATCATGTCGACCGTCGGGCTGTTTTCGCTTTTCCTCAACATCGGCGGGTTTTTCGGCGGCATGGGCCAGCAGATACCCTGGCTCGGCGTGCTGGTGCTGCTTGCCGCGCCGACGATTGGCGGCCTGCTGCAGATGGCGCTATCGCGCACCCGCGAATTCGATGCCGATCTGGGCGCCGCGATGCTGACCGGCGACCCGGACGGGCTGGCCTCCGCACTCGCCAAGCTCGAAAAGGCGCAAGGCCGGCGCTGGGAGAACATTTTGTTGCCGGGCGGGCGCATTCCCGACCCGTCGATCCTGCGCACCCATCCGAGAACCGAAGATCGCGTCGCGCGGCTGATGGCGCTGAAAGCGGCACAGGCTGCGGAAGACGGGATCGCTCTGCCGATGGGTACGCCCGCACAGCCACGGCCTTCGATCGTTCCAAAGATCAGGCCTTCCGCAGCCTCGCCCTTCGAGCCGACGGCCAATATCCACGCATTGCTGGCAATGCCGGATGCACCGGTCCCCGCCGATGGCGCCGATATCGAGCTGCCGGCCTGCATCGCCTCGCTCAATCCGCCGCAAAGCGCGCCGCGCGTCAGGTTCAGGCGCGGCGGCGTCTATTGGTAA
- a CDS encoding alpha/beta hydrolase, with translation MTETPPDFLDVAGTAIAFRHLDGKVPGIVWLGGFRSDMLGTKAETLSDWAERHGRAFLRHDYSGHGESGGAFADGTISKWLAESLAVFRKFTHGRQILVGSSMGAWIALRMVEELRKSGEGERVGGLVLLAPAPDFVSELMEPQLNEAQRRDLREKGFFEEPSEYSPEPNVYTRALFEDGRKNRVMTGPIDTHCPIHILQGLADPDVPHSHALKLVSCLPADDVTLSLIPEGDHRLSRPQDLDMLLRAVEAISAQAG, from the coding sequence ATGACCGAAACGCCACCGGACTTTCTTGACGTAGCCGGCACCGCGATCGCCTTCCGTCATCTCGACGGCAAAGTGCCCGGGATCGTCTGGCTCGGCGGCTTCCGCTCCGACATGCTCGGCACCAAGGCCGAGACGCTGAGCGACTGGGCCGAACGTCACGGCCGCGCCTTCCTGCGGCATGATTATTCAGGTCACGGCGAGTCCGGCGGCGCCTTTGCCGACGGCACGATCTCCAAATGGCTGGCCGAGAGCCTCGCCGTGTTCCGGAAATTTACCCACGGCCGGCAAATCCTCGTCGGTTCGTCCATGGGCGCGTGGATCGCGCTGCGGATGGTCGAGGAGCTGCGCAAGTCCGGTGAAGGCGAGCGCGTCGGCGGCCTGGTGCTGCTGGCGCCGGCGCCTGACTTCGTCTCCGAACTGATGGAGCCGCAGTTGAACGAAGCCCAGCGGCGCGATCTCAGGGAAAAAGGGTTTTTCGAGGAGCCGTCGGAATATTCGCCGGAACCCAATGTCTACACCCGCGCGCTGTTTGAGGATGGGAGAAAAAACCGGGTGATGACCGGGCCGATCGATACGCATTGTCCCATCCACATCCTGCAAGGACTGGCGGACCCCGATGTCCCGCACAGCCACGCCTTGAAGCTCGTCTCCTGCCTGCCTGCCGACGACGTCACGCTGTCTCTCATACCGGAGGGCGACCACCGCCTGTCGCGGCCGCAGGATCTGGACATGCTTTTGCGCGCAGTCGAAGCCATCAGTGCGCAGGCGGGCTGA
- the pheT gene encoding phenylalanine--tRNA ligase subunit beta: MKFTLSWLKDHLETDASLDEIVERLTSIGLEVEAVDDKAALKPFVIAKVLTAEKHPDADKLRVLSVDIGDGKPVQVVCGAPNARAGLIGAFAAPGTYVPGIDVTLSVGKIRGVESHGMMCSERELELSDEHNGIIDLPADAPVGTPFATYAKLDDPVIEINLTPNHPDATGVYGIARDLAASGLGTLKTGAVEPVAGKGACPVKVTIEAPELCPGFALRLVRGVKNGPSPKWLQQRLIAIGLRPINALVDVTNYLTFDRGRPLHVYDLKKVAGNLVVRRALEGEKVLALNEREYTLTPEMCVIADDNGADSIAGVMGGEHTGSDENTTDVLIESALWDPITTARTGRTLGIITDARYRFERGVDPEFMVPGLELATRMVLDFCGGEPTEIDVTGYAGHTPKIVSFPVSEVKRLTGIEVPKDEALDILARLGFKPLGNGDVIDVEVPSWRPDVDGKADLVEEVMRIHGVDNILPQPLGAHDAVNGKILTTLQIRTRAARRALAVRGMMEAVTWSFIPAKHAELFGGGQNELKLANPIAADMSDMRPSLLPGLLAAAQRNADRGLSDVALFEVSGTYEGDTPEKQRRVAAGIRRGTAKLEGSGRSWSGNAGPVGVFDAKADALAALEACGAPVDKLQIETGAPSWYHPGRSGVIKLGPKTVLGTFGEFHPKTLEVLDVSGPLCGFEVFVDAIPEPKAKPTRTKPKLELSAFQAVKRDFAFVVDKAVEAGTLTRAALSADKKLITGVSVFDIFEGASLGEGKKSIAIEVSIQPVEKTLTDEDFEALAGRIVDNVKKQTGGALRG, translated from the coding sequence ATGAAATTCACCCTATCCTGGCTCAAGGACCATCTCGAGACGGACGCTTCGCTTGACGAAATCGTCGAGCGTCTGACCTCGATCGGCCTCGAAGTCGAAGCCGTCGATGACAAGGCAGCGCTCAAGCCGTTCGTCATCGCCAAGGTGCTGACGGCGGAAAAACATCCCGACGCCGACAAGTTGCGCGTGCTGAGCGTCGATATCGGCGACGGCAAGCCGGTGCAGGTCGTCTGCGGTGCGCCAAATGCGCGGGCCGGGCTGATCGGTGCTTTCGCTGCCCCCGGCACCTATGTGCCCGGTATCGATGTCACGCTTTCCGTCGGCAAGATTCGTGGCGTCGAGAGCCATGGCATGATGTGCTCGGAGCGCGAGCTGGAACTTTCCGACGAACATAACGGCATCATCGACCTGCCGGCAGACGCTCCTGTCGGCACGCCTTTCGCCACCTATGCCAAGCTGGACGACCCGGTCATCGAGATCAACCTGACGCCGAACCACCCGGATGCGACCGGCGTTTACGGCATCGCCCGCGATCTTGCGGCCAGCGGCCTCGGCACGTTGAAGACCGGCGCAGTCGAGCCGGTCGCCGGCAAGGGCGCATGCCCGGTCAAGGTGACGATCGAGGCACCGGAGCTCTGCCCCGGTTTTGCCTTGCGCCTCGTGCGCGGCGTGAAGAACGGCCCGTCGCCGAAATGGCTGCAGCAGCGGCTGATCGCCATTGGACTGCGCCCCATCAATGCGCTGGTCGACGTCACCAATTATCTCACCTTCGACCGCGGCCGGCCGCTGCATGTCTATGACTTGAAGAAGGTGGCCGGCAATCTGGTCGTGCGCCGGGCTCTGGAAGGCGAGAAGGTGCTGGCGCTGAACGAGCGCGAATACACGCTGACGCCAGAAATGTGCGTCATCGCCGACGACAATGGTGCCGATTCCATCGCCGGCGTCATGGGCGGCGAGCACACCGGCAGCGACGAGAACACCACCGACGTGCTGATCGAATCGGCCCTGTGGGATCCGATCACGACCGCCCGCACCGGCCGCACGCTCGGCATCATCACCGATGCGCGCTACCGCTTCGAGCGCGGCGTCGATCCGGAATTCATGGTTCCGGGCCTGGAGCTCGCAACCCGCATGGTGCTCGATTTCTGCGGTGGCGAACCGACAGAGATCGACGTGACCGGCTATGCCGGACACACGCCCAAGATCGTTTCCTTCCCCGTGTCGGAAGTGAAGCGGCTGACCGGTATCGAGGTTCCGAAGGACGAAGCGCTCGATATTCTGGCGCGCCTCGGCTTCAAGCCGCTGGGCAATGGCGACGTGATCGATGTCGAGGTCCCCTCCTGGCGGCCCGATGTCGACGGCAAGGCCGATCTGGTCGAAGAGGTCATGCGCATTCACGGCGTCGACAACATCCTGCCCCAGCCGCTGGGCGCGCATGATGCCGTCAATGGCAAGATCCTGACGACGCTCCAGATCCGCACGCGCGCCGCCCGTCGTGCGCTGGCCGTGCGCGGCATGATGGAGGCCGTCACCTGGTCGTTCATCCCGGCAAAGCACGCCGAGCTTTTCGGCGGCGGCCAGAACGAGCTGAAGCTTGCCAATCCGATCGCCGCCGACATGTCCGACATGCGGCCTTCGCTGCTGCCCGGCCTGCTCGCTGCTGCCCAGCGCAACGCCGATCGCGGGCTTAGTGATGTCGCGCTGTTCGAAGTGTCGGGCACCTATGAGGGCGACACGCCGGAAAAACAGCGCCGTGTGGCTGCCGGCATTCGCCGTGGCACCGCGAAGCTCGAAGGCTCAGGCCGCAGCTGGAGCGGCAATGCCGGCCCGGTCGGCGTGTTCGACGCCAAGGCCGACGCGCTTGCCGCGCTCGAAGCCTGTGGCGCGCCGGTCGACAAGCTGCAGATCGAGACGGGCGCGCCTTCCTGGTACCATCCGGGCCGCTCCGGCGTGATAAAGCTCGGCCCCAAGACCGTGCTTGGCACATTCGGCGAATTCCACCCGAAAACGCTCGAAGTGCTCGACGTGTCAGGCCCGCTCTGCGGCTTTGAAGTGTTCGTCGATGCCATTCCCGAGCCAAAGGCCAAGCCGACCCGCACCAAGCCGAAGCTGGAGCTTTCAGCCTTCCAGGCGGTGAAGCGCGATTTTGCCTTCGTCGTCGACAAGGCGGTGGAAGCCGGAACGCTGACGCGCGCGGCCCTCTCGGCAGACAAGAAGCTGATCACCGGTGTCTCCGTCTTCGATATCTTCGAAGGCGCTTCGCTGGGCGAAGGCAAGAAGTCGATAGCCATCGAAGTTTCGATCCAGCCGGTCGAAAAGACGCTGACCGACGAGGATTTCGAAGCACTCGCCGGGCGTATCGTCGACAATGTGAAGAAGCAGACCGGCGGCGCGCTGCGGGGGTGA
- a CDS encoding isoprenylcysteine carboxylmethyltransferase family protein, whose translation MSPSAELSRYQQRRRIVLAILVVVIFAALLFVQSAMVSDDDLHEYVEMFGGAAILAAILGRTWCTMYIGGRKGSEIVRGGPYSVTRNPLYVFSTIGAAGIGAMTGSITVAVAFAVITYVAFHSVTLVEEAYLKQAFGEPYERYMREVPRFFPRFSLFKESELLSVRPQILYRTFTDGLLFLAAYPFFEFVEYLQNAGYLPVFLRLY comes from the coding sequence ATGTCTCCATCCGCCGAATTGAGCCGTTACCAGCAGCGCCGACGTATCGTGCTTGCGATACTCGTCGTGGTGATTTTCGCTGCTCTGCTGTTCGTCCAGTCGGCCATGGTGTCAGACGACGACCTGCACGAATATGTCGAGATGTTCGGTGGTGCTGCGATCCTGGCGGCCATCCTCGGCCGCACCTGGTGCACTATGTATATCGGCGGGCGCAAGGGCTCGGAGATCGTCAGGGGCGGTCCTTATTCAGTCACCCGCAACCCGCTCTATGTCTTCAGCACGATCGGCGCAGCCGGCATCGGCGCCATGACCGGCAGCATCACGGTGGCGGTGGCCTTCGCGGTCATCACCTACGTGGCGTTTCATTCGGTCACCCTCGTCGAGGAGGCTTACCTGAAGCAGGCCTTCGGCGAGCCTTACGAGCGCTATATGCGCGAGGTGCCGCGCTTCTTCCCACGCTTCAGCCTCTTTAAGGAAAGCGAACTGCTTTCGGTGCGGCCGCAGATACTCTATCGCACCTTTACGGACGGCCTGCTGTTTCTGGCCGCCTATCCGTTCTTCGAGTTCGTGGAATATCTCCAGAATGCCGGTTATTTGCCGGTCTTTCTGCGGCTTTATTGA